In a single window of the Acetivibrio clariflavus DSM 19732 genome:
- the pilM gene encoding pilus assembly protein PilM gives MLFDLFGGKNSMVCIDVGYRNIKVVEVTVKKNNSIFIENYGIVPTPQNSIKNGAIYDVDTVLSSIKAVIKEQNMKAKNAKIIMSGTNIITRIYLIDKVVGENEDFTIRNSMPQYLPVDIDNYRVDYKILQTIKDKNQEKYKVFVTAVPRNILQSYVDVLQGLDLKPLAVDIPANSTAKFFNREIYTKDMEEYYSKRRYKKVEGDTFAVLDFGSETTIVNFLKDRVLEFNKVILSGSSNMDEHIARELGISLAEAEKIKKTYGMVPPNNLSRRDHVVAYGKISAFIERLAKQIVKCFEFYIERCYGTPISKIFIIGGGSQLNGLSQYLFQLFNVPVYPVGLLNLKGVELKKNLDRDKLNYLINSVGISL, from the coding sequence ATGCTGTTTGATTTGTTTGGCGGAAAAAATTCTATGGTTTGCATTGATGTGGGTTATAGAAATATAAAGGTTGTGGAGGTTACGGTAAAAAAAAATAACTCTATATTTATAGAGAATTATGGTATTGTGCCTACACCACAGAACAGTATAAAAAATGGTGCCATATATGACGTTGATACGGTATTATCATCAATAAAAGCTGTTATTAAAGAACAGAATATGAAGGCAAAAAATGCAAAAATAATTATGTCAGGTACTAACATTATTACTCGTATCTATTTAATTGATAAAGTTGTGGGAGAGAATGAAGATTTTACAATAAGAAATTCAATGCCTCAATATTTACCGGTAGATATAGATAATTACAGAGTTGACTATAAAATCCTCCAAACAATTAAAGATAAAAATCAGGAAAAATATAAAGTTTTCGTAACTGCGGTTCCCAGGAACATTCTGCAAAGTTATGTGGATGTCCTGCAGGGACTGGACTTAAAACCTCTTGCCGTTGATATACCTGCGAACAGTACAGCCAAGTTTTTTAACAGGGAAATATATACAAAGGATATGGAAGAGTATTACTCTAAGAGAAGATATAAAAAAGTTGAAGGTGACACTTTTGCGGTTCTTGATTTCGGTTCCGAAACAACCATTGTAAATTTCTTGAAAGATAGAGTTCTTGAATTTAATAAAGTTATCCTGTCAGGAAGTTCGAATATGGATGAGCATATTGCAAGGGAATTGGGAATATCACTTGCTGAAGCAGAAAAAATTAAGAAAACTTATGGTATGGTTCCACCCAATAATTTGTCAAGAAGAGATCATGTGGTAGCGTACGGTAAGATAAGTGCCTTTATTGAAAGACTTGCAAAACAAATTGTCAAATGTTTTGAGTTTTATATTGAACGTTGTTACGGTACACCGATATCGAAGATATTTATTATCGGTGGGGGATCACAATTGAACGGACTTAGCCAATATCTGTTTCAACTCTTTAACGTCCCGGTATATCCCGTTGGGCTCCTCAATTTAAAAGGGGTTGAACTGAAGAAAAATCTTGACAGAGACAAATTGAATTACCTTATAAACTCAGTTGGAATTTCACTATAA
- a CDS encoding PTS transporter subunit IIC: MEIIKQAAMYILGFKSYVMLPIIIFLLALVFRIKLKTAIKSAFTIGIGFIGIFIVFDYFVAIITPVIQALIQKTGLHLNVLDAGWPPLAVITWSFGFAPLFIILIMAVNLTLLLTRLTKTVNIDIWNYWHFIFTGALVYNATKNIFLSAVATAVISIITLKIADLSAPMVNKFSGMEGISIPTLSAAAYFPFGIIGNKIIDKIPFINKLDANPEKMKEKIGLAGEPMIIGFVIGIILGIIGGYDARKVSELAFGIAAVIYILPKMADIVGTSLIPVSEGMKDFIKKHFPSIGKTYIALDVAVLVGFPSVVVTAILLMPLALILAFVLPGVQFIPLGDLVNIVGTVALVCTATKGNVIRSFLIGIPIIIIHLYTASNMAVMYTNLAAAVNYNLENYQGIFTSFLDGGNVIRVWLVKLFTGNNYALLLLPLFILMFFLTWKFAEKN; this comes from the coding sequence ATGGAAATAATAAAACAAGCAGCTATGTACATTCTTGGCTTTAAATCCTATGTCATGCTGCCCATAATAATATTTCTACTTGCACTTGTATTCAGGATAAAACTAAAAACGGCTATAAAATCGGCATTCACGATAGGAATCGGTTTTATCGGCATTTTTATTGTATTTGATTATTTTGTGGCAATAATAACTCCTGTTATACAGGCTCTTATACAAAAGACAGGTCTTCATTTGAATGTTCTTGATGCAGGTTGGCCTCCGTTGGCAGTCATTACATGGTCTTTTGGATTTGCGCCTTTATTTATAATTCTTATCATGGCAGTAAACTTAACTTTACTGTTGACCAGGCTTACCAAAACTGTAAACATAGATATTTGGAATTACTGGCATTTTATATTTACCGGTGCTCTGGTTTACAATGCTACCAAAAACATATTCCTTTCAGCTGTGGCCACTGCCGTAATCAGCATAATTACACTTAAAATTGCTGATTTAAGTGCGCCTATGGTAAACAAATTTTCCGGTATGGAGGGTATATCCATACCTACGCTCTCTGCTGCAGCCTATTTCCCCTTTGGAATTATAGGAAATAAAATTATTGACAAAATTCCCTTTATCAATAAACTTGATGCCAATCCGGAAAAAATGAAAGAAAAAATCGGGCTTGCCGGTGAACCTATGATAATCGGTTTTGTAATAGGAATCATTCTCGGTATAATTGGAGGTTATGACGCAAGAAAAGTAAGCGAGCTGGCTTTCGGTATTGCTGCAGTTATTTACATATTACCCAAAATGGCTGACATTGTGGGGACCTCTCTTATTCCTGTATCAGAAGGCATGAAGGATTTCATAAAAAAACATTTTCCCAGTATCGGAAAAACATATATTGCCTTGGATGTAGCAGTTCTTGTAGGATTTCCGTCAGTTGTGGTAACAGCCATATTATTGATGCCCTTAGCTTTAATTCTTGCTTTTGTACTGCCGGGTGTTCAATTCATACCCCTTGGAGATCTGGTCAACATAGTGGGAACAGTTGCCTTAGTCTGCACTGCTACCAAAGGCAATGTTATAAGATCATTTTTAATAGGAATACCAATTATCATAATCCATTTATACACTGCTTCAAATATGGCTGTAATGTATACCAACCTTGCCGCTGCTGTAAATTACAATCTTGAAAACTATCAAGGTATTTTCACCAGCTTTCTCGATGGAGGGAACGTAATAAGAGTTTGGTTGGTTAAACTTTTTACAGGAAATAATTACGCTTTATTACTTCTGCCACTATTTATATTAATGTTCTTTCTTACCTGGAAGTTTGCTGAAAAGAATTAG
- a CDS encoding ABC transporter ATP-binding protein gives MDIVVEINNLGMKYHSMNGEITALENINLTVKKGEFLSIVGPSGCGKSTLLSLIAGLVLPSFGSILVDGKEVTGPSHKVGYMLQKDHLFEWRTIMQNVLLGPEIRGTLNEETKEYALKLLDTYGLYDFKDKYPSQLSGGMRQRVALIRTLVTKPEILLLDEAFSALDYQTRLIVSEDIYKIIKRENKTAILVTHDIAESISMADRVIVLSKRPATVKKIFEIKLTCENRTPMTSRDAPEFRQYFNGIWKELDIHV, from the coding sequence ATGGATATTGTTGTGGAAATAAACAACCTGGGTATGAAGTACCATTCAATGAACGGCGAAATCACCGCACTTGAAAATATAAACCTGACAGTAAAAAAGGGTGAATTTTTAAGTATTGTTGGACCAAGCGGGTGCGGAAAGTCAACGCTTCTTTCGCTGATTGCAGGACTTGTTCTGCCCAGTTTCGGGAGTATACTTGTTGACGGTAAAGAAGTTACGGGACCTTCACATAAGGTTGGGTATATGCTTCAGAAAGATCACTTGTTTGAATGGAGAACTATAATGCAAAATGTACTTTTAGGTCCTGAAATAAGAGGTACTTTGAATGAAGAGACAAAGGAGTATGCTTTGAAGCTTTTGGATACATATGGCCTGTATGATTTTAAAGATAAATATCCATCCCAGTTATCGGGCGGTATGAGACAAAGAGTTGCATTAATAAGAACCCTTGTGACAAAGCCTGAAATATTGCTTTTGGATGAGGCTTTTTCAGCATTGGACTATCAGACAAGGCTTATAGTTTCTGAGGATATTTATAAAATAATAAAAAGGGAAAACAAGACAGCCATACTGGTTACTCACGACATTGCTGAAAGTATAAGTATGGCTGATCGTGTTATTGTACTTTCGAAGAGACCGGCTACTGTAAAAAAGATCTTTGAGATAAAGTTGACGTGCGAGAACAGAACGCCCATGACTTCAAGAGATGCTCCGGAGTTTCGGCAATACTTTAATGGGATTTGGAAGGAGCTTGATATTCATGTCTGA